TTGAAGGCGGGGAGATGCTCTCACCATCCTCCAAGTCAAGTAAGGGGCTATAGGAATCACTCATAGACCGGAGGTTCTAGTCTAAGGGGCCCTCGCTGGATGGGACCTTGCCCCAAACTGGCCTGGAGCTGCCCGGGCTGGAGCACAGAAGGACGGCTCGGGGGACAGCCTGTGTCcccagggagtgggggaggccGCACTACTATAAACAACCACCCAAAGCGTAAAGTCTCAAACACATAAGTTTGCATCTTTCTCACGTATCAGATtctcttatatatataaatttattttttattggtgtccgaTTACATTATCAGATTTGAGGGAAGAGGGCAGTGGTCAGTCTTTTCCGTGTCGTCATTTAGGGACTCAGGCTGGCAACTGTCCTGCCGACTTCAAGACCTGCCCTCATCGAGGCCATCCTGTCATCTCCATCATCGTTCCAGCTGCAGAAAACTCCTTCTGAGGAGCGTGCAGTGATTGCTTGCAGGTTTGTGTGGGCGACACTAGCAAACGGTACGTGTCGTCGGCAAGGACTCAGTGTCGTGGCCACCCTTACCCGCAAGGGTTGGGAAGCGTCTCGCGGGAAGACGATCAGATGACAGTCGTGTCCCCGTGGCAGCTTCTGCCGTAGGGCAGCGTGAACAACAGAAGTGGCTGCTTCTCACCTGAGACTTGTCGGGGCAGGAGGTTTCCCCTGCAAGGCCCTGGAGGAGATGCAAGCGGACACTCCCGCCTCAGCCTCCGGAGCCTTgggagggcagggaagagaaCTGGGGGCGTCCCGGTGCACTCGTGGACACACTTGGAGCAGCGGTCGAGGCCCAAGAGTCTCCTGGAGGGTCccaggccagggggcagggggcagcaccTGGGAGGGAGCTGGGCCGTGGGTCCCCGGCAGGGCCCCCGGGAACGCCGCTTGTTGACGGGTCCCATGGCCACGGCGGGAGCCAGGGGAGGCTGAACACCATCCCCTTGGGGCCTGTCACCCCCTGCGTCCGCGGAAGTCCCTAGAGGAGCAGACGAACGGAGGCCACGCCGGAAGCTGAGGACCCTGCCCTGAGCGAAGGTCGACCAGTTACCTCAGGAGATCTCGGCCcgccctgccccagctcctgagACTTGGGCCACCGCCTGCCCTCTCCTGTCGCTCCAGCTGAGCGTCTGCTGGGGAAAGAGCAGGAGGGAACGTCTTGAACTGGAAGGACCCTTGGCAAGCGAAAGACACTGAAACACGTCGAATCGGCTCAGTAGGTCCCTACAACGTGGGAAAGGGAGGCTTGGAAGGAAGCTCCGTTTGCAGAAGAAGAAAACGCCGCTGGACCCTGGCGGGTGACTTAACTGCTGTTCCCAAAGACGAGACTAACCCACGAGGACCAGGATCCGCCGTCACGGAAAGAGTCAAGGGCCGGACGCCCGGCTCAACGCTCCAAAAGCTCCGGGAAACACAGACAAAGGGACACGGAGCGACAGAGCGAGCGCGGCCAGACGCGACATCTGAGGCCTCCAGCTCCGGGGGGCAGACTCCGCACTATTTTTTGCAACTTCCCTGTAAGTCCCAAGTCATGtcaaaatagaaagtaaaaacacCACATGAAATGTAAAGacggaggagggggaggaggagaaataaataaacgAGGCGACTTCACATGGAAATCCAGATCCCCTTCTCCCTGGGAGAGGTGGGACGCCTGGCGGGGTCCGCTCGAGGGGGGCCGAGCGCTCCGGCTCCGCTCCTACCCCTGAGGTTGGGATGCGTCGCTTGTCCTTGCCCTGTTGCCTGCCTTGCGTAGACAACAAGCAGGACACGAGCAAAGAGCCACTGGCGACAGAGTCAGCGTGGATGTCCGCTGCCCTAGAAGATGAGACGTCATCACAGAAGGTGGCTTCTCACCCACGGACATGAGCTGCAGCCCTTTTCTTTACTCTCCAAGCCCAATTCCCTGCTAGGCCGTAAAGCCTGGGGTCACATTGCCTCTGCGCCCCCGTTATAAAATACTGACATTCTCCTATGGGACAGACGTCCGCGCCTTCCCTCTCACGCCCACTTATGTCAATACCTGCCTCGTTAACTCAGGAGGCCACGCGGAGGATCAGAAGAGGAAACGGGCTGAGCAGTGACATTTGAAAAGACCCTGCTCCGTGACAGCTCCGGGGTCGATGCCAAAGCCCTCATTTCCTCTTGGAAAACGCTTGTGTAAATAATCGGTTTGCTCCTGCTGCATTTTTTCGATGTGCTCGTGGAAACTGGGCTCTAGACTCGGAGCCTGTCCTACTATCGTGCATACACGGACGCAAGCACCCACGCACACATCCCAGGGCACTGATACAGTCAAAACTCTCCGCTGACCCTCAGGGTCTCCCCATCACGCTCGGGCCAACACCACCACACCCCAAGGCTCCCAGGCCCGAACCCTTAGGCGAGTGGTCAATGCTAAGTCCTATCCCTGGGGTGATTCAGTGCACCCCTCTTCTTCACCTACTGGCCACCATCAGATGCCACATAAATCTGAACAATCAAATTACACAGGGAGGTAGTGGGCGACCAGTTACGTTCACCGGTTCCCACTCACCACGTTGGGAGTCGACCAGCTGCCCGAAGTGACTGTCGTCTGACCTGGAAGTCAAGGATGGATGAAGCAGGGCTAAGGAGGGCCCGAAAGGACCCGCTCCTCATGCCTGTGGTGTCCCACCCTAtcagttttctcttcctttatctcAAGAGGAGACTAATGCCCTAACCCCGGCACCTGCACGCCCTCATGTTATAAACCTCCTGATACCCCCTTTCCATACACCAACCTCCAGAGCAGCCTTGAGGCGGAAAAGCCTGCAGGACCACTCGGGGCCTAGGGAAAGCCAACGCCAAGCAAATGTAGAACCACAGACTGGTATCCGGGACCCAATTCTCCACCCACCGGCGCCTCAGTGGGCTCCTGTTCCTACTTGACCTCATTCTACTTAGCACTTAGCACCAGCCTGAGCCAAACCCACCCAGAAAGAGGAGCCCTCTGCAAACTACGAGTATCCCACCCATCTGCCTAGAAACGTATCGTCTCAAAAAATGCTTAGCCGTGCATTATCTTACCCAATCTCCATCACCGTCCTCCACCTAGGAGCTGTAACTCCTGGACGGCAAAGGAAAACCCTAAAGTCCTCCAGGACAGAACCACGCACTGCCCTATGTCTAATGACAAAGCCAGAACTTGAAACCCCGACCTCTCGAATCCCAGctcaaggaaggaagaaatccCAAGCCGAAGAGAATCATCTGCTCTTCTGGACTGTTCACACCATGGGTCAGCTCCCCACTTGGAGGGAGAACCAAGTTCCAAATTGGGGGAACCACCATGGTCCTGGAATCACAAGATCCCGTCAGAAATGTGGGCTCCCATCAGTTGGGCCTGAAGATGGAGGTTGACGGGACCCACGTGGAGCTGGGGAGTTCCCCCTGGCAGGTAGATAATGGCTCCGAGCGCAGGGGACAAGTCTAGAGAAGTCACTTGTGCCTCCAAAGCTGTCCCCCtccaaagaggaggaaggagccaTGGACTCAGTCCCCAAATAGTGTGGCCTCCTGGCGAAGGAGGTGTTGGGAAAACCCTCAAGGCCCCCACTGAGTCCTGTGGGCATCAAGGCAAGACGTAGACAACGTGACCTTCCAGACCCACCCAACCTCCTCCAGGGAAGCTGCCTGTCCTCTCCCGAAACCCCCGACAGACACATTCCAGAAtctcccccaaaagaaaactGGCTCTGCACCGGGTCCCTGAGACCTCAGAGACGGGACCCATAGGGCAAGTGGGacgaagaagaaaggaaggaggaaaaggacgGCTGGAAGTCGGCAGGGGAAGGACCTCCCGGCACGGCCCCACCTAGCCCGGGTTGGCTCAGCGCGTGACAGTttggggaagaaggggaggaggaggacacggAAGTCACACGCCTCCCAGCTGGGTTCCCATTGGCCCTTGGGATCCTTAAAAGGGCCCGGCAGCACCAGCACTGGCATTCTCGGACCCTCTGCGGATTCTGTGGGTGCAGCTCCCGCGTCGTCCCACAGCATGAGGTTCTCGGCTCTCCTCTGGCTGGCGGCTCTGGCGGGGGCCCTGGTCTCTGCCGGTGAGTACGGCCCTCCCCCTGCAGCGCCCCGCAGCCCCGACACCCGGGGCTCACCTCCAGGCTTCGTTCCTCTCTGATTCTCCCAGCGGGGTGctggctccccctgcccctgcgaGGGACTGACCCCTGCCGCCAGCTTTCTACCCGCAGGCCCTTTACTCCCCGGGTGGGGACCCAGGAGCCCCCTGGCTGTGCCTAGTCTCCCGCTTCATCTCTTCACACGCCGTCCTTTGCCCACTGTGCTCCGGCCACCTGCCCTTCCTGCGGGGCTTCCGGGCCACGCACACAGCTGGGCGGGTTGTCCCCTTGCACAAGAgcaccaggcagggagcagcGGGGACCGAAATCCAGCCCATACTCCGCGCGCCCGTGGCCCCGGGTCTCAGGATGCCTCTTTCGGAGAAGAGTCTGAAAAGCACTATTCAGGCCAGGACGGCCCTGCTGCTCCTCGAACCCGGGGACCTTCCTTCTTGCTCTTGCCTCTGCCTGGAAGTCCTTTCCCgtccctgtcccctccccgcaGCCAACCCCGAGTGTCACCGGCCCGATGCTGTCTCATCCGTCACACGTCAGTGTAGATGGCAATTCCTCAAGAAAAGCCTTCCCTGCAAATGTAGGAATCCTTAGACCCCTTATCACACCCCTCTGTGCTTGCCCTCCCGGCACCATCACGCTGTGACCCCGTGACTATGTCCTGGAGTGGGAGCTGGGTCAGGGCGGGGTCTTCCCACGTCCTGGGCACTGAACCCCCCTCCACTTAGCAGAGAGCTTGGCGTGAGCATCGTGCTGAAAGGATAAAGACAATGAGGGCTTGGGTCCGAGCCCAGAAACCATTCAGGCATGACCCACGGCCCCTGCGCTGTCCCCGTCTGCCACGGGGGGGCCCTGAGCGCCTCCAAGCACCGCCGGTTCCCCGCGGGGATCTCAGGGCATCCTCACAGGCCAGAGGCAATGGGGAGAACCGGCTTCCAACAGCCGTAGGACGGGTTAGACACCAGAAAGACCGCCCGGTGGATCCGCCGATGGGCGAGGAGGACCAAGGGGGAAGCGTGTCTCCTTGAGCCCATAAACTCTCCCAAGGGCTGAGGATAAGGCGCGGGAGGCGGGATGGGCTCGGTGGGTCAGGTTCAGTCCTCACCGCTGCCTCTTTCTCCCGCCGCAGAAGGTGACTCCTCGGATCCCGCCCCAGGGGCTGCGGCCGGTGAGTCCTTCCCTCCCTTCGGGCTCTGCCTGCAAGGGGAGAGGCCGGcaccggggtggggtgggggccagaGGCGAGGGAAGGGCCCCTGCAGGGTGCACACTGCTAGCTCATCGTTGTCCGCCCTCACAGGCAGGAGGAGCCCTGGAGGCTTTCACGGGGGCACCggccgcacccccacccccgtgacCTCTTCCCGTGCAGGCCGCACCTCCTGGGACCGTCCGTCCTGCTGAGGGTtaggggctccctgcaggggttGGAGGGGGGGGCACTCAGCCCCAGCAAGGCCTCGAGGGTAGAGACCTTACCGGACCTGGGGCGTCCTGGGGTGTCCTGGGGCCCTGCGGCTCCTTCCAAGCTAGGACACGCTCTGACTTTGCTAAAATCAACAAATTGCACTGTCTGTAGCCGACCCCGGAGGCTCGACACCCGCCGCGGACCCCGCTGCGCCCCAAAAGGCGGCCCAGGAGCCCGAGGGCGCTGCCCCGCATGGAGAGGACCAGAGCCCACTGAGTGAGCTTCTCCGTCTGAGGGCGGGCGACAACCCAGAGGGGTGTCGGGGGGCTGCTGGCGCTTGGCCCACGGAGATGGGCCCGGGGACAAGCACAGCGGGGGGCGCGTGTGCACCCCGACCCGGAGCTCTGCGGGGTGGCTTGCGGCCTGCGTGGTttctcccccggccccccccTTCCCCGCGGGGAAGAGCGACCACATCTCGTGAGGGGCGGCGGGAGGGGAAGGCGGGAGTTTTCTTGAAATGACGCGACTTTCCTGCTAAAGTCATTCTTCTGCTCCCCAATTAGAATCCCTGGTAAGCAGAGGTCTCACGCTCGCAGGACGCCGCCTAGAAGGAGCAGAAAAAAGGCTGGATAAGGGACGTCAATTCAGGAAAAGTCTTTATGACCGTGAGTGCATCCCAGGGCAAAGCCTTGTGGGAACAGGAGCACCCGGCACCCAGCTTCGGGGCCCTCACAGCCCCCCCGAACCTTCCCTCTTTCAAACGTCTCCAGTTTCTCATCCACACTCGAGCCATGTGGTTGCATGACGCCAGGTTGCACCTGGGGTCTGAGCCGCAGCCTGAGATCCCGCCCAGGTGGGGAAGAGGGGTCCCGGGGGCCGCGTGAGGTTGGAAAGCAGAAGACAGGGCTGAGGGGGATGCACAGGGTGGAGccggggccagggtggggggggcCCGGGCCACATCCCAACCTCTACATCCTCCTAGGTGGAGCCGAATTTCCACGAAATATGAAAAACTTTGTTTCACAACTCAATTAGATGGAGTCTGAGACGCCGAAGAGGggggtcccgggactccaggcccCAGCCGCGCTGCAGCCCCTTGTGATTAAACTGAAGCATCCCACTCGCCTGTGTCTGTGCTCTGTGGGGGGGCCCCGGGGAGACTAGGAGCGGAGCCCTCCCCAAAGCCCAGGGCCGGGCGGCGACCGTGAGGTCACAGCCTCCCGCGAGCCCTTTAGCCCACGTGGAGCCACGGCCACACGCACTGGGCCTCCTCCCCGGTCCAACCCCTCACTGCGGCGCCCAGTGACATTCGGGTGTTTCCAGAAATCAAACCAGTCTCCAAAGCAGCAGGATTTGTCCTGGGGAAGACGGTCAAAGCCTGAGTCATCCTATTAAAGCCACGTTCTGCTGCCCCCCTTGCCCTCCACTCACAGCTTCTCCACcgccacggccacggccacggccacaCCCATAGGGTCGGGTCAGGAACATAAGGAGCCGCCTAGAGAGGCCACCTGGACCCGGGACAGGGATGCACCGGCTCCTCCCgcacccctgctccctcccccgaGCCAGGACCGCCCCTCACACCCCTCACGCACCGCACCCCACACGCCGCACCCCACGAGCTGCGGAGGAGCCCAGCCTCTGCCCGAGTAGGCGCCCCAGATCCCGCAGCCCGGCCCGCATGgcccttccccaccctgcccGACACCCCTCCCGTAGCCCTGGAGGCGAGCGCATCCGACCTGGaccctgttttattatttttttaagattttttatttatttattcatgagagacacagagagagagagagaggcagagacacaggcagagggagaagcaggctccatgcaccgggagcccgatgtaggactcgatcccgggtctccagggtcacaccctgggccaaaggcaggtgccaaaccgctgagccctaCAGGGAGTCCCTAGACCCAGTTTTAAATGAAAACGGGAACGCATGTCCCTTCTCCGTGGCCCCTCCACGACCGCACACCCTCCAGTCGGAGGCCCCCCAAGTGCCGATTCTAATCACCACTGGGtcacccactccccacccccgtAGACCGCCACCCTCTTTCTGTGTCCCCAAAAATGATTCTGTGGAAGCCCGAACCCCTGGCACCTCGGGACGTGACCTTATTGGAAATCGGGTCCTTGCAGCTGTAAGGAGCAAAGTCCTACCGGGCGGTGCGGGGCCCCTAGTCCAACGTGGCCATCGTCCTTCTACGAGAGAAGCTTGGACCCCGAGTCGCCCGAGAGCCGACGGCCACGAGACAGTGGGCTCAGGACCGAGGGTGGGCAGCAGACCCTAGAAGGGGGCAGCACGATTCAGAATCGTCCGTTGGGCCTCACGGCGGGAAACCCTGGGCTAACACACGCTCCCATCCCCAAGGCCACCCCGTCAGCTCCCGGCTTCACCCTATAACCAGAAGCTCAGAGTCTGTGACCCCGGGCCTCGTTGCCTCCgcctcccaggccctggcaaccccCAGCCCCGCTCTGTTCCTACAGGCCGGAGGTTTCCGGATCCCACCTAAGCGGAATCCTACAGTCTTCGTCTTGCTCCGACTTCTCTCCCTTAGCGTGAGGCCCTCAGGCTCCACCCACGCGGACGCACTTTTCCTTGTGGCTGAATAACATCCGCCACGTTGACACGCGTGTCCGAGAGCTTTCACGGCACAAACCTTTCACCACCTTCGGTACacgtgttcctttttttttttttttttttttttttgtacatgtattcctgagtatttttgttccttcttttttgttttgttttttttttgtttgttttattttttttaatttttgttccttCTGACGCTATCGTAAAcagcattgttttcttaatttctctttctgatagtttgttctaaaaaagaaaaaacttttttaaccAATTACCCCTTCACACATCTTAAGGCTagcatctagattttttttttatttttttttatttttttttaagtaggctctgcacccaacatggggctcaaactcacgactcCGATACCAAGAGTCACAAggtccactgactgagccagccaggcacgccgagatatatgattttttttaagattttgtttatttaaaaaaaaagattttgtttacttatgagagagagaggcagagacacaggcagagggagaagcaggctccatgcagggagtccgatgtgggactcgatcccaggactccgggatcacgctctgagcccaaggcagatgctcaaccactgagccacccaggggccccatatataatttcttccaatttaaagtaatttaacaTACAGCACAGCACTGGTTTGGGGATCAGAATCCAATGATTCGTCACCCACATCcgacacccggtgctcatccctcTTGGTGCCCGTCTCCCACTCAGCCggtcccctcacccacctccccttcagcgaccctatggcttgtctccctcttcgtctttatcttattttatctttccttccctcctcctatgtcctcctgttctgtttcttaagtCCCACATACGAGTGAAGTCCCACGGTACTTGTCTTgctttgacttacttcacttggcaCCGTCCCCTCTGGTCCCACCCACattgttgcaaacggcaagatcTCGTCCCTCGGGGCGGCCGAGCCCTGTTCCaccgcacacgcacacgcacacgcacacacacagcccaTCTCCGTCCGGGCATCACCGCTCCAAGGACTCTGGGCTTCTCCCGTGACTTGGCAGGTGCCGACGGCGCTGCTACAGGCGCGGGTGCGCGTGCCCCTTGCAGTCGGCACTTCTGTATCCTGTGCATAAACGCCTAGTGGCACACTTGGTGGGTCACACGGCagctctatttctaatttttttgaggaacctcccgactgctttccagagtggccacgCGAGCCTGCGTTCCCAGCaacagcccctcccctccaggtcCCCGCCGCCACCTGCTGTTCCCCGAGTCCCTCATCTCAGGCTTTCCGACAAGCACACGGGGCCACCTCCTCGTGCTTTCGAGccgtatttccctggtgatgggaCATGCTGAGCATCCCTTCGTGTGCCCGTAGCCATCTGGATCTCTTCTCTGGAAAAGGGTCtattcacgtcttctgcccatttcttaactggattattatgtgtgttgagtttgataaattcttcatCGATTTCATTtcgttgtgttttgttttcctacattttttaatttaaattcaatttgccagcatatagcataacccccagggctcatcccgtccagCGCCGCCCTCCGTGCCCAtcccccagtcaccccgtccatccgcccacctcccttccacaaccctttgtttttcAGAGTTAGGTGTCGCTCGtggcttgtctccctccctctctaatttttcccactcattttccctcctttcccctatcatccctctatttcttctattccccgtatgagtgaaatcatatgatgattgtccttctccccCTGACTCCCTTCACTCAgctaatcccctccagttccatccacgtcaaagcaggTGGTGGGcacttgtcctttttttt
This region of Vulpes vulpes isolate BD-2025 chromosome 8, VulVul3, whole genome shotgun sequence genomic DNA includes:
- the LACRT gene encoding extracellular glycoprotein lacritin, which translates into the protein MRFSALLWLAALAGALVSAEGDSSDPAPGAAAADPGGSTPAADPAAPQKAAQEPEGAAPHGEDQSPLKSLVSRGLTLAGRRLEGAEKRLDKGRQFRKSLYDRGAEFPRNMKNFVSQLN